CAGTCCTTGTTCTGGTGTTGATCCATCCCCACTGCCTGTCATAGCCGAACTGTCAGAAATCAGGCTGAATCCTTCGACCACTTTGGGAGTATCTTGGCGGAAACCACAAGACCCTGGGCTTTATGCTGCAGTCATGCTTGAGTCATCCAAAGGCCTGCCCGGCCAGAATGAGACGGCTCTGCCGACTGCTTCGCCACTCTCAGCAGATCATCTGCAGGGCTGGTGGCAGCTGACCCAGGCCCTCAGCGCGGCCCAGACGCCGCAGCACGTCACCGATGTGGTGGTAAGGGAAGGAATCAGCGCCATGGGCGCTCAGGCTGGCTCAGTCATGTTGCTGGGCCACGACGGAACGGCGCTGAACATTGCGGCGTGTTCGGGCTACTGCCTGGAGCAGATCGACCCGTGGCGCGTCTTGTCTCTGAACAAAACTACGCCCGCCACTCAGGCCTTCAGGCAGCGTCAGGCCCTGTTTATCGAAACCAAGGAGCAGGCCCTGCTGGACTACCCCTTGATTGAGGGCGCGCTCCAGCGGTTCTCAGGCAGCATCGTGGCTCTTCCACTGGCGGTTCAGGAACAGGTGCTGGGCGTCTTGAGCCTCAGCTTTCACACTCAGCGGTTGTTCTCTGCCGCAGACCGGCTCTATCTGCTGTCACTGGCCAGCCAGTGCGCTCAGGCTCTGCAGCGCACCACCGCGTTGCAAGAAGCCCAGATCCTCAATGACCGCCTCTCTTTTTTGGCCGAGGCCAGTGAGATCCTGAGCAGTTCGCTGGATATGGCCGTGACCCTGGACTCTATTGCCGAGCTGGCGGTGCCGCGTCTGGCCGACTGGTGCGTCATCAATCTGCCCACTCCTGACGGGTTACTCGCCCCTGTTGCCGTGGTGCATCAGGATCCCACGATGGTGGAGTTGCTGCGCCAGTTCATTGCGCGGAATCCTGTTCAGATCACGTCCGAGAATGGTTCTGGCCGGGTGTTTTTGACGGGCGTGCCGGAACTGATTCCCGTCGTTACCGACGAAATGTATGACGCTATTGCCCAGTCCGAAGACTGGAAGGCCGATGTCAGGCGCTTGCAGCTGCGTTCGGTCATCACGGTGCCGATGCGCTCACGCGGGCGGGTGGTGGGCGTTCTGGGCATGGCCCGAACCAGCCTCGACCGGGTGTACGGCCCCGCTGATCTGGCGTTTGCCCTGGAGGTAGCCGCACGCTCGGGTGCGGCAGTCGAGAATGCCAGCCTG
Above is a genomic segment from Deinococcus sp. QL22 containing:
- a CDS encoding ATP-binding protein is translated as MLESSKGLPGQNETALPTASPLSADHLQGWWQLTQALSAAQTPQHVTDVVVREGISAMGAQAGSVMLLGHDGTALNIAACSGYCLEQIDPWRVLSLNKTTPATQAFRQRQALFIETKEQALLDYPLIEGALQRFSGSIVALPLAVQEQVLGVLSLSFHTQRLFSAADRLYLLSLASQCAQALQRTTALQEAQILNDRLSFLAEASEILSSSLDMAVTLDSIAELAVPRLADWCVINLPTPDGLLAPVAVVHQDPTMVELLRQFIARNPVQITSENGSGRVFLTGVPELIPVVTDEMYDAIAQSEDWKADVRRLQLRSVITVPMRSRGRVVGVLGMARTSLDRVYGPADLAFALEVAARSGAAVENASLYGQAQQELQMRTQAQQELDAALLLLEERVKERTHELEQVNGELEAFAYSASHDLRTPIRHITSFAQLLNRHLQATDPRASLLLQQIQQAATRLTATVDGILSLSKSSRLPLQPKPVDLNALVRDVVRGLYATSPHRAIDWQLSSLPVVQGDPALLQLALQNLLDNAVKYTQLQPEAIIQVDAQEQADEHIITVQDNGVGFDADYAHKLFEAFQRLHHPADFEGTGIGLANVRRIVGRHGGRVWAESGPGQGARFSFSLPKAT